The Melanotaenia boesemani isolate fMelBoe1 chromosome 8, fMelBoe1.pri, whole genome shotgun sequence DNA window atcctccccgctgtgctccagagtgtaccttttaaagacactatttttctactttaaagaatattttgattaggctggcacaaaatacaattgattgaaagcataaatgtttgggcgcgcctagtttgaatctgccgtctccccagaaactacgtcacctacagcattagcgtcacttaatggtaaatgtatttgttgCATTATTTGTCATCTATAgtaaattaaagtttaatttttcactaaaaTTGTTTCCACATAGTTTGTctataactaaataaaaacacctgtttTTCCAAACACGGTGAATAATCCTGATTAATAAAtgtgattacaatattgatcaaaataatcgtgattattattttggtcataatcgtCCAGCCATACTGACCAGATGCTCGAGCCACTcttggaaaagagatttttagtcTCAGTGAAGCTTATTATggttaaataagtaataatataaatattaagtcctattttttcttttttaggaaccctagtaattaacctaaacttaaatctttcttcatgtttttcatttgtccctttatccctccagaggttccacatcaatatgtctacaaggtggatgaagctcttcaagatgaccagcagctgtgcaaccagaactcaaacctggaccaggagcaaccagagtctgctcgtattaaagaggaagaggaggaacacctcagcagtcaggaggaagagcagctttggCTGAAGGATGAAACTGATCAGTTTTCAATACCGGCTGCTCATGAGGAAGATTGTCACAGTGATTCAGAACCAAACAGGGACCATACACCCTCTTACAGTCCTCCTGCAGACCAAGACTCAGGACCAACAACGTGTGCAGATACACAGCCAGAAAAGAGCTGTCTAACGGAGACAAATGAGAACGTAGGAGAGACCTTTCTGTTAGAAAGTCATTGTAATGAAAGAGATGAGAAACAACATTCCTGCAAGTTCTGTGGGGAACAGTTTAAAACGAAAAGTAAGTTAACTGTTCATGTAAGAACTCACACAGGAGAGAGACCGTACTCTTGTCAAACctgtgggaaatgtttcagtcGCCAGTGTGCTTTGGTGCGCCACATGAGGATTCACTCAGGAgagaagccgtattcttgtcaaacctgtgggaaatgtttcagtcaaaatactcatttggtGAACCACATGACAACTCACACAGCTAAGAAGCTGTATTCttgtccaacatgtggaaaatgtttcggTCGCCAGGGTGCTTTGGTACGCCACATGACAATTCACTCAGGAGAGAAGCCATATTCTTGTCAAACctgtgggaaatgtttcagtcaaaatactcatttggtGAACCACATGACAACTCACACAGCTAAGAAGCTGTATTCttgtccaacatgtggaaaatgtttcggTCGCCAGAGTACTTTGGTGAAACACATGACAACTCATACAGCTAagaagccgtattcttgtccaacatgtggaaaatgtttcggTCGCCAGGATACTTTGGTGAAACACaagagaattcacacaggtgagaagccgtatCCTTGTCCaacatgtgggaaatgtttcagttaCAAGAGTACTTTGGTgaaacacatgagaattcacacaggtgagaagccgtattcttgtccaacatgtggaaaatgtttctttcGCCATGATGCTTTGGTgaaacacatgagaat harbors:
- the LOC121645013 gene encoding zinc finger protein OZF-like; translated protein: MVDLEFRMNYLEQLWLKDETVKFQQLIQGNPEAFPGQPRDVVRPACPGSSPRPPPDGTCPNTSSGRRPGEVPHQYVYKVDEALQDDQQLCNQNSNLDQEQPESARIKEEEEEHLSSQEEEQLWLKDETDQFSIPAAHEEDCHSDSEPNRDHTPSYSPPADQDSGPTTCADTQPEKSCLTETNENVGETFLLESHCNERDEKQHSCKFCGEQFKTKSKLTVHVRTHTGERPYSCQTCGKCFSRQCALVRHMRIHSGEKPYSCQTCGKCFSQNTHLVNHMTTHTAKKLYSCPTCGKCFGRQGALVRHMTIHSGEKPYSCQTCGKCFSQNTHLVNHMTTHTAKKLYSCPTCGKCFGRQSTLVKHMTTHTAKKPYSCPTCGKCFGRQDTLVKHKRIHTGEKPYPCPTCGKCFSYKSTLVKHMRIHTGEKPYSCPTCGKCFFRHDALVKHMRIHTAETDK